A region from the Streptomyces tsukubensis genome encodes:
- a CDS encoding ABC transporter substrate-binding protein, whose protein sequence is MTARTMRTSTAPKFRKSRSSRFAAVGALAVAGSLLLTACGDQTDSGSKEKGSGDKTSNSAPLFDKLPEKYQKSGVIKVGTNAEYAPMESVENGKIVGVDPDIAAELGKKLGVKFEFTSGSFDGLITALNTGRHDIAMSSITDNKQRQEGLDENGKKLGKGVDFVDYFLAGTAVYTKKGNPEGIKSIADLCGKTAAVQRGTTYEKALQTQSKACKDAGKPAVKIEPFENDTEAQTRVKSGGAVAGVNDYPVALDLSRKADGGNAFEVVGEQIDAGPFGIAVNKDNTALRDALKEAVDAIIADGSYLKVLQKWGAESGAIDKAAVNGGK, encoded by the coding sequence ATGACCGCACGCACCATGCGCACCTCGACCGCTCCGAAGTTCCGGAAGTCCCGCTCCTCCCGGTTCGCCGCGGTCGGCGCCCTCGCGGTCGCCGGTTCCCTGCTGCTGACCGCCTGCGGCGACCAGACCGACAGCGGCTCCAAGGAGAAGGGCAGCGGCGACAAGACGTCCAACAGTGCGCCCCTCTTCGACAAGCTGCCCGAGAAGTACCAGAAGTCCGGTGTCATCAAGGTCGGCACCAACGCCGAGTACGCGCCGATGGAGTCCGTCGAGAACGGCAAGATCGTCGGTGTCGACCCGGATATCGCCGCCGAGCTGGGCAAGAAGCTCGGGGTGAAGTTCGAGTTCACCTCCGGCTCCTTCGACGGCCTGATCACCGCCCTGAACACGGGCCGCCACGACATAGCGATGTCGTCGATCACGGACAACAAGCAGCGCCAGGAGGGCCTGGACGAGAACGGCAAGAAGCTCGGCAAGGGCGTCGACTTCGTCGACTACTTCCTCGCCGGGACCGCCGTCTACACCAAGAAGGGCAACCCGGAGGGCATCAAGTCCATCGCCGACCTGTGCGGCAAGACCGCGGCGGTGCAGCGCGGCACGACGTACGAGAAGGCCCTCCAGACCCAGTCGAAGGCCTGCAAGGACGCGGGCAAGCCCGCCGTGAAGATCGAACCCTTCGAGAACGACACCGAGGCCCAGACCCGGGTGAAGTCCGGCGGCGCGGTCGCCGGGGTCAACGACTACCCGGTCGCCCTGGACCTGTCCCGCAAGGCCGACGGCGGCAACGCCTTCGAGGTCGTCGGCGAGCAGATCGACGCCGGCCCCTTCGGTATCGCCGTCAACAAGGACAACACCGCGCTGCGGGACGCCCTCAAGGAGGCCGTCGACGCGATCATCGCGGACGGTTCGTACCTGAAGGTGCTGCAGAAGTGGGGCGCCGAGAGCGGAGCGATCGACAAGGCCGCCGTCAACGGCGGCAAGTGA
- a CDS encoding NAD(P)-dependent malic enzyme, with amino-acid sequence MAAEIVNPRSDSATTAADGTGTGAGTGSGTLVGGVAEAGAAAAEEPFDPAFALHRGGKLAVAATVPLRDKDDLSLAYTPGVAKVCTAIAERPELVHDYTWKSGVVAVVTDGTAVLGLGDIGPEASLPVMEGKAILFKQFGGVDSVPIALATKDTDEIIDTIVRMAPSFGGINLEDISAPRCFEIERRLQERIDIPVFHDDQHGTAIVTLAALRNAAKLTGRELGELRAVISGAGAAGVAIAKFLLEAGLGDVAVADRKGIVSRDRDDLTPVKQELAELTNRAGLTGSLESALAGADVFIGVSGGTVPEAAVASMAPGAFVFAMANPNPEIHPDIAHKYAAVVATGRSDFPNQINNVLAFPGIFAGALQVRASRITEGMKIAAANALADVVGDALAADCVIPSPFDERVAPAVTAAVAAAARAEGVARA; translated from the coding sequence ATGGCAGCGGAGATTGTCAATCCTCGCAGCGACAGCGCAACCACGGCCGCGGACGGTACGGGAACGGGGGCCGGCACCGGCTCCGGCACCCTCGTCGGCGGTGTGGCGGAGGCCGGTGCGGCGGCCGCCGAGGAGCCCTTCGATCCGGCGTTCGCCCTGCATCGCGGCGGAAAGCTGGCGGTCGCGGCCACGGTGCCGCTGCGGGACAAGGACGATCTGTCCCTCGCGTACACGCCCGGCGTCGCCAAGGTCTGCACCGCCATCGCCGAGCGGCCCGAGCTGGTCCACGACTACACCTGGAAGTCGGGCGTCGTCGCCGTCGTCACCGACGGCACCGCGGTGCTGGGACTCGGTGACATCGGCCCCGAGGCCTCGCTGCCGGTGATGGAGGGCAAGGCGATCCTCTTCAAGCAGTTCGGCGGGGTCGACTCGGTGCCGATCGCGCTCGCCACCAAGGACACCGACGAGATCATCGACACCATCGTCCGGATGGCCCCGTCGTTCGGCGGGATCAACCTGGAGGACATCTCCGCGCCGCGCTGCTTCGAGATCGAGCGCAGGCTGCAGGAGCGCATCGACATCCCCGTCTTCCACGACGACCAGCACGGCACCGCGATCGTCACCCTGGCGGCCCTGCGCAATGCGGCGAAGCTGACCGGGCGCGAGCTGGGCGAGCTGCGCGCCGTGATCTCCGGTGCGGGCGCGGCGGGTGTCGCCATCGCGAAGTTCCTGCTGGAGGCCGGGCTCGGGGACGTCGCCGTCGCCGACCGCAAGGGCATCGTCAGCCGTGACCGGGACGATCTGACGCCGGTGAAGCAGGAGCTGGCCGAGCTGACCAACCGGGCCGGGCTGACCGGGTCGCTGGAGAGCGCGCTGGCCGGAGCGGACGTCTTCATCGGAGTCTCCGGAGGTACGGTCCCGGAGGCGGCCGTCGCCTCCATGGCGCCTGGCGCGTTCGTGTTCGCCATGGCCAACCCCAACCCGGAGATCCACCCCGATATCGCGCACAAGTACGCGGCGGTCGTGGCGACGGGCCGCAGCGACTTCCCGAACCAGATCAACAACGTGCTGGCGTTCCCCGGCATCTTCGCCGGGGCGCTGCAGGTGCGGGCGTCCCGGATCACCGAGGGCATGAAGATCGCGGCGGCGAATGCGCTGGCGGACGTCGTGGGCGATGCGCTCGCGGCCGACTGCGTGATCCCCTCGCCGTTCGACGAGCGGGTGGCACCGGCGGTGACGGCCGCGGTGGCCGCGGCGGCGCGGGCGGAGGGTGTGGCCCGCGCGTAG